One Campylobacterota bacterium DNA segment encodes these proteins:
- the clpX gene encoding ATP-dependent Clp protease ATP-binding subunit ClpX, whose translation MSIEKTCSFCGRPQSEVKKMFSSETTHICNECVTTCAGVLQKEVRYEQRSAMQQQLPVPEKIVEFLDKYIIGQEEAKKVLAVALYNHYKRIENPVYNNVELEKSNILLVGPTGSGKTLLAKSLSKIMQVPFAVADATALTEAGYVGEDVESILSRLLAAANYDIDLAQRGIVYIDEIDKIARKGESSTMGRDVSGEGVQQGLLKILEGAEVYVPVKGSRKNSTTETVLFNTSHVLFVCGGAFVGLVPDTHTKKTNKVGFSKSTAGIAAKPKKIDAKALVHYGMIPEFIGRIPVIAQLGELTKDQMIQILTEPDNALIKQFQAFFDMDGIELNFDDKALEAVAQKAIDRGVGARGLRGIIEESMLPLQYSCPSKKNLQSVTITEAVIDDPTQEPIYTFKSEKEQE comes from the coding sequence ATGAGTATTGAGAAAACCTGCTCGTTCTGCGGACGCCCCCAGAGCGAAGTCAAAAAGATGTTCTCTTCGGAGACGACCCACATCTGCAACGAGTGCGTCACCACCTGTGCGGGAGTATTACAAAAAGAGGTACGCTACGAGCAGCGCTCCGCGATGCAGCAGCAGCTCCCCGTTCCCGAGAAGATCGTCGAATTCCTCGACAAATACATCATCGGTCAGGAGGAGGCGAAAAAGGTCCTCGCCGTCGCCCTCTACAACCACTACAAACGGATCGAAAATCCGGTCTACAACAACGTCGAGCTGGAAAAATCCAACATCCTCCTCGTCGGCCCGACGGGGAGCGGTAAAACGCTGCTCGCCAAATCGCTCTCCAAAATCATGCAGGTCCCCTTTGCCGTCGCCGATGCGACCGCCCTCACCGAAGCGGGATACGTCGGCGAAGACGTCGAGAGCATCCTCTCCCGCCTCCTCGCCGCAGCGAACTACGACATCGATCTCGCCCAGCGCGGTATCGTCTATATCGACGAAATCGACAAAATCGCCCGCAAAGGAGAGAGCTCTACGATGGGGCGCGACGTATCGGGCGAAGGGGTACAGCAGGGATTATTGAAGATTCTCGAGGGTGCCGAAGTCTACGTACCCGTCAAAGGGAGCCGCAAAAACTCCACGACCGAAACGGTACTTTTCAACACCTCCCACGTCCTTTTCGTCTGCGGCGGCGCATTCGTCGGCCTCGTCCCCGACACCCATACGAAAAAGACGAACAAAGTGGGATTTTCTAAAAGCACGGCGGGCATTGCCGCCAAGCCCAAAAAGATCGACGCCAAAGCGCTGGTCCACTACGGAATGATCCCCGAGTTTATCGGGCGCATCCCCGTCATCGCGCAGCTGGGAGAACTCACCAAAGATCAGATGATCCAGATCCTCACCGAACCGGACAACGCCCTCATCAAGCAGTTTCAGGCGTTTTTTGACATGGACGGCATCGAGCTGAACTTTGACGATAAAGCCCTCGAAGCGGTGGCGCAAAAAGCGATCGATCGGGGTGTCGGAGCACGGGGATTACGGGGAATTATCGAGGAATCGATGCTGCCGCTGCAGTACAGCTGCCCGTCAAAAAAGAATTTGCAGAGCGTCACGATCACCGAAGCGGTGATCGACGATCCGACCCAAGAGCCGATCTACACGTTCAAATCCGAAAAAGAGCAAGAGTAA
- the nifK gene encoding nitrogenase molybdenum-iron protein subunit beta produces the protein MQNVEKIVNGKDLFQKPEYQEVLANKKQFESSMLAINPAKVDEIAEWTKTWDYREKNLAREAITINPAKACQPLGAVMVALGFEGTMPYVHGSHGCVAYFRSYFTRHFKEPTPCVSDSMTEDAAVFGGLVNMKEGLKNCAAIYKPKMIAVSTTCMAEVIGDDLGAFITGAKEEDGGEFLPADYPVPFAHTPSFVGSHITGYDNMMHGIMSQLTEGQKGETKDRINIIPGFETYIGSLRSVKSIVEAFGTDYIMLGDHSDQWDMPAGQYQMFQGGTKLEDAKDCINSKATISLQKYATAKTMKMVQKRWKHEGGFSNPIGLKGTDEFVMKLAELTGAEVPEKLKIERGRLVDAMQDSYPYMHGKKFAIWGDPDFLLGVVSFLLEMGAEPTHVLCHNAPNGWAEEMRALLDTSPAKDSLNVWAGKDLWHMRSFLFTEPVDFMIGNSYGKELMRDTGTPLIYVGFPIFDRHHLHRYSISGYDGALNLLTWITNKVLDQLDEETKDIASTDYFFDIVR, from the coding sequence ATGCAAAACGTAGAGAAAATCGTAAACGGGAAAGACCTGTTTCAAAAACCCGAATACCAGGAAGTCCTGGCCAACAAAAAACAGTTCGAGTCTTCCATGCTCGCGATCAACCCGGCCAAAGTGGACGAGATCGCCGAATGGACCAAAACGTGGGATTACCGCGAGAAAAACCTCGCCCGCGAAGCGATCACGATCAATCCTGCCAAGGCGTGCCAGCCTCTGGGTGCGGTCATGGTTGCTCTGGGCTTTGAGGGGACGATGCCTTATGTCCACGGCTCACACGGCTGTGTCGCGTATTTTCGTTCCTACTTTACCCGTCACTTCAAAGAACCGACACCGTGCGTATCGGACTCTATGACAGAAGACGCGGCGGTATTCGGCGGTCTGGTCAACATGAAAGAGGGGCTCAAAAACTGTGCCGCCATCTACAAACCCAAAATGATCGCCGTTTCGACGACGTGTATGGCCGAAGTCATCGGGGATGACCTTGGGGCATTCATCACGGGTGCCAAAGAAGAGGACGGCGGAGAATTCCTCCCTGCCGATTATCCGGTACCGTTCGCCCATACCCCATCGTTCGTCGGCAGCCATATCACGGGTTATGACAACATGATGCACGGGATCATGAGCCAGCTGACCGAAGGTCAAAAAGGGGAAACCAAGGATCGGATCAACATCATCCCCGGTTTCGAAACCTACATCGGAAGCCTCCGCTCGGTCAAAAGCATCGTCGAAGCGTTCGGAACCGATTACATCATGCTCGGTGACCACTCCGACCAGTGGGACATGCCTGCGGGACAGTACCAAATGTTCCAGGGCGGAACGAAACTTGAAGACGCCAAAGACTGCATCAACTCGAAAGCGACGATCAGCCTTCAGAAATACGCGACCGCCAAAACCATGAAAATGGTTCAGAAACGCTGGAAGCACGAGGGTGGGTTCTCTAATCCGATCGGCCTGAAAGGGACCGATGAGTTCGTGATGAAACTCGCCGAACTGACGGGCGCGGAAGTACCTGAAAAACTCAAAATCGAGCGCGGCCGTCTGGTCGACGCGATGCAGGATTCCTATCCGTACATGCACGGCAAAAAATTCGCGATCTGGGGCGACCCCGATTTCCTTCTCGGCGTGGTTTCATTCCTCCTCGAGATGGGTGCGGAGCCGACGCACGTTCTGTGCCACAATGCACCCAACGGCTGGGCAGAAGAGATGAGAGCGCTGCTCGATACCTCTCCTGCCAAAGACAGCCTGAACGTATGGGCCGGAAAAGACCTGTGGCACATGCGCAGCTTCCTCTTCACCGAGCCGGTCGATTTCATGATCGGTAACAGCTACGGTAAAGAGCTGATGCGCGATACGGGTACCCCGCTGATTTACGTCGGGTTCCCGATTTTTGACCGCCACCACCTCCACCGCTACAGCATCAGCGGTTACGACGGGGCGCTGAATCTTCTTACCTGGATCACGAACAAAGTTCTCGATCAACTGGACGAAGAGACCAAAGACATCGCGTCTACCGACTACTTCTTCGATATCGTCCGCTAA
- the nifH gene encoding nitrogenase iron protein, which translates to MRQIAFYGKGGIGKSTTSQNTLAAMAHYFGKNIMIVGCDPKADSTRLILHEKAQNTILQLAADNGTIEDVEMEEARLWGKGLFAPETPGGWINCTESGGPEPGVGCAGRGVITAINFLEEEGAYDEDGLDFVSYDVLGDVVCGGFAMPIREGKAQEIYIVMSGEMMAMYAANNISKGILKYANTGGVRLAGLICNARMTDREYDLALELATRIGTQLIHFVPRNNIVQHAELRRMTVVEYSPSSDQAKEYKELARKIVYNDMKIIPTPVSMDELEDLLLEFGLEDAVDESIVGKAAEA; encoded by the coding sequence TTGCGTCAAATCGCATTCTACGGAAAAGGCGGGATCGGTAAATCTACCACTTCCCAAAACACATTGGCCGCTATGGCACATTACTTCGGTAAAAACATCATGATCGTCGGTTGTGACCCGAAAGCGGACTCAACCCGTTTGATTCTCCACGAGAAAGCGCAAAACACGATTCTGCAGCTTGCTGCGGACAACGGGACCATCGAGGACGTCGAGATGGAAGAAGCGCGTCTTTGGGGTAAAGGGCTTTTCGCTCCCGAAACTCCGGGCGGTTGGATCAACTGCACCGAGTCGGGCGGACCTGAGCCGGGAGTCGGTTGTGCGGGACGCGGTGTTATCACGGCGATCAACTTCCTTGAGGAAGAGGGCGCATACGATGAAGACGGTCTTGATTTCGTTTCGTACGACGTTCTCGGTGACGTTGTTTGCGGCGGATTCGCGATGCCGATCCGTGAAGGTAAAGCACAGGAAATCTACATTGTCATGTCGGGTGAAATGATGGCGATGTACGCGGCGAACAACATCTCAAAAGGGATCTTGAAATACGCGAACACCGGCGGAGTACGTCTGGCAGGTCTTATCTGTAACGCCCGTATGACAGACCGCGAATACGATCTGGCCCTCGAGCTCGCAACCCGTATCGGAACGCAGCTCATCCACTTCGTACCGCGTAACAACATCGTTCAGCACGCGGAACTCCGCCGTATGACGGTTGTCGAGTACAGCCCATCATCCGATCAGGCGAAAGAGTACAAAGAACTCGCCCGTAAAATCGTCTACAACGACATGAAAATCATCCCGACTCCGGTCAGCATGGATGAGCTCGAAGACCTCCTCCTCGAATTCGGTCTCGAAGACGCGGTGGACGAATCGATCGTCGGTAAAGCAGCCGAAGCGTAA
- the nifD gene encoding nitrogenase molybdenum-iron protein alpha chain codes for MGPETLEARQKAAVEEILKAYPEKAAKNREKHLGVGSPNDESQKTCGDVRSNKKTVPGVMSQRGCAYAGSKGVVWGPVKDMIHISHGPIGCGQYSRAGRRNYYIGVTGVDTFVTMNFSSDFQENSIVFGGDKKLALCIDEIETLFPLNNGITVQSECPIGLIGDDINAVAKVKAAELGKTIVPVNCEGFRGVSQSLGHHIANDTVRDYVFDADVNLTTDDVVATDYDVAIIGDYNIGGDAWSSRILLEEMGLRVVAQWSGDATLKEMALTPKVKLNLLHCYRSMNYISRHMEKEYGIPWVEYNFFGPTQTIKSLRKIASFFDESIQKKCEEVIAKYQPMIDAVIAKYRPRLEGKQVMLFVGGLRPRHVIGAYEDLGMEVIGTGYEFAHDDDYKRTKEEIFRSTVIYDDVNEYELEAFVKKLQPDLVASGIKEKYVFQKMGLPYRQMHSWDYSGPYHGYDGFAIFAQDMDLAINSPVWAHSKAPWEKEG; via the coding sequence ATGGGTCCAGAAACATTAGAAGCCAGACAGAAAGCCGCCGTTGAGGAGATCCTCAAGGCGTATCCCGAAAAAGCGGCCAAAAACCGTGAAAAGCACCTCGGGGTCGGTTCGCCGAACGACGAGAGCCAGAAAACGTGCGGCGACGTACGTTCCAACAAAAAAACCGTTCCGGGCGTCATGAGCCAGCGCGGATGTGCCTATGCGGGGTCCAAAGGGGTCGTATGGGGTCCGGTCAAAGACATGATCCACATCAGCCACGGTCCGATCGGATGCGGTCAGTACAGCCGTGCGGGTCGCCGTAACTATTACATCGGGGTAACCGGAGTCGATACGTTCGTTACGATGAACTTCAGCTCCGATTTCCAGGAAAACAGCATCGTTTTCGGGGGGGACAAAAAACTTGCCCTGTGTATCGACGAGATCGAAACGCTTTTCCCGCTTAACAACGGAATTACCGTCCAGTCGGAATGTCCGATCGGTCTGATCGGGGACGACATCAACGCCGTGGCGAAAGTCAAAGCGGCTGAGCTGGGCAAAACGATCGTTCCGGTCAACTGTGAAGGGTTCCGCGGGGTTTCCCAGTCGCTCGGTCACCACATCGCCAACGATACCGTTCGCGACTACGTTTTCGATGCCGACGTCAACCTGACAACGGACGATGTCGTCGCAACGGACTATGACGTCGCTATCATCGGGGACTACAACATCGGCGGTGACGCATGGTCGAGCCGTATTCTCCTCGAAGAGATGGGACTTCGCGTTGTGGCGCAATGGTCGGGAGATGCGACGCTCAAAGAGATGGCGCTGACGCCGAAAGTGAAATTGAACCTGCTTCACTGCTACCGTTCAATGAACTACATCAGCCGTCACATGGAAAAAGAGTACGGGATCCCCTGGGTCGAGTACAACTTCTTCGGACCGACTCAGACGATCAAATCGCTTCGCAAAATCGCGTCGTTCTTTGACGAATCGATTCAGAAAAAATGCGAAGAAGTGATCGCCAAATACCAGCCGATGATCGATGCGGTCATCGCGAAATACCGCCCGCGTCTCGAAGGGAAACAGGTCATGCTGTTTGTCGGCGGACTTCGCCCGCGTCACGTTATCGGTGCGTATGAAGACCTGGGAATGGAAGTGATCGGAACCGGTTACGAGTTTGCCCACGACGACGATTACAAACGGACCAAAGAAGAGATTTTCCGCTCGACGGTCATCTACGATGACGTCAACGAATACGAACTCGAAGCGTTCGTCAAAAAACTTCAGCCGGACCTCGTCGCGTCGGGGATCAAAGAGAAGTACGTATTCCAGAAAATGGGTCTGCCGTACCGTCAGATGCACTCATGGGATTACAGCGGACCTTACCACGGGTACGACGGATTCGCCATTTTCGCCCAGGATATGGATCTTGCGATCAACTCTCCGGTATGGGCACATTCCAAAGCACCATGGGAGAAAGAGGGGTGA
- a CDS encoding CCE_0567 family metalloprotein, protein MSEEIDPKKELAKLKRLATEVASQIHDIVEDTLWSDYVKMPDLAAQLYDAVKAANDYKKAHSL, encoded by the coding sequence ATGTCTGAAGAAATCGATCCCAAAAAAGAGCTGGCCAAGCTCAAACGCCTCGCGACCGAGGTCGCATCCCAGATCCACGACATCGTCGAAGATACCCTCTGGAGCGATTACGTCAAAATGCCCGATCTCGCCGCACAGCTTTACGACGCCGTGAAAGCGGCCAACGACTATAAAAAGGCCCACTCCCTCTAA
- a CDS encoding GNAT family N-acetyltransferase, whose translation MIRRATMDDLEAMGTLLCELFAVEDDFTIDVAAHRRGLALLIQNENAAVSVALSGEKIVGMATMQPLVSTAVGGNVGLIEDVIVTESYRGRGIGRILLEELIAESRRRGYRRIALAADRRNGRAIAFYRRYGFVPGNMGMLYRLD comes from the coding sequence ATGATCCGCCGTGCAACGATGGACGATCTCGAAGCGATGGGAACGCTGTTGTGCGAGCTCTTCGCCGTCGAAGACGATTTTACGATTGACGTTGCGGCGCACCGGCGGGGGCTCGCGCTGCTGATCCAAAACGAGAACGCGGCAGTGTCGGTCGCCCTGAGCGGGGAGAAAATCGTCGGGATGGCGACGATGCAGCCGCTGGTGTCGACTGCGGTGGGCGGAAACGTCGGGCTGATCGAAGACGTCATCGTCACCGAATCGTATCGGGGCAGGGGGATCGGCAGAATACTGCTCGAAGAACTCATCGCCGAGTCGCGGCGCAGGGGTTACCGCCGTATCGCGCTGGCGGCCGATCGCCGCAACGGACGAGCCATCGCCTTTTACCGCCGTTACGGTTTCGTCCCCGGTAACATGGGGATGCTCTACCGCCTCGACTGA
- a CDS encoding ATP-dependent Clp protease proteolytic subunit encodes MPYIPTVKDVSPRGERYFDLFSKLLGDRVIVITEAIDDHMMGVIVSQLLYLEAMDPDEPIHMYISSPGGSVMAGLAILDTMNLINAPVHTYAMGLVASMAAVLFTCGEKSHRYMLPNAEIMIHQPLGGYSGQASDIEIHTKHILNLKRRLYVILAEATGQSTKVIEKESDRDNYMEAKAAIAFGLADEILTKFTPKDA; translated from the coding sequence ATGCCCTACATTCCCACCGTCAAAGATGTTTCCCCGCGCGGAGAGCGCTATTTCGACCTCTTCTCCAAACTCCTCGGCGACCGCGTCATCGTCATTACCGAAGCGATCGACGACCACATGATGGGGGTCATCGTCTCCCAGCTGCTCTATCTGGAGGCGATGGACCCGGACGAGCCGATCCACATGTACATCAGCTCCCCCGGCGGCTCGGTGATGGCGGGTCTGGCGATCCTCGATACAATGAACCTCATCAACGCCCCCGTCCATACCTACGCGATGGGTCTGGTCGCCTCGATGGCCGCGGTCCTCTTTACCTGCGGCGAAAAGTCCCACCGCTACATGCTCCCTAACGCCGAGATCATGATCCATCAGCCACTGGGTGGCTATTCGGGTCAGGCGAGCGACATCGAGATCCACACCAAACATATTTTGAATCTCAAACGCCGTTTGTATGTCATCCTCGCCGAAGCGACGGGACAAAGTACCAAGGTGATCGAAAAAGAGTCCGACCGTGACAACTACATGGAAGCCAAAGCGGCGATCGCGTTCGGTCTGGCGGATGAAATCCTCACCAAATTCACCCCAAAGGATGCGTGA
- the nifB gene encoding nitrogenase cofactor biosynthesis protein NifB: protein MSCSSSHNEAFMPDDIKEKIHNHPCYSEGAHHHYARIHVAVAPACNIQCNYCNRKYDCSNESRPGVTSERLTPEEAAKKVLLVGGEVQRMSVLGIAGPGDALANPGKTFETFGLVRKFAPDLKLCLSTNGLELPEFIDEMVEYNIDHITVTINSVDETGEIGSQIYPWIFKNNKRYYGKEAAQILLENQLEGMKRCVEKGILIKANSVLIPGINDKHLPEVSKKLKEIGVFLHNIMPILSEPEFGTKFALDGIPSATDQQQMEVQEACGMDMKLMQHCRQCRADAVGLIGEDRGAEFTKDTFAGLSFDELQIKYDLEARQAAQAKIEEFRFFLDQANERVRKEKAELSSDGHTILVAVTTAGEGMINQHFGSVREFLIYEAGDRGIRFIHHRKVEAEYCAGPDGTNPLQPILDRLKDVKLILTAKIGGCPQGDLAAAGIVADQDYAYQPIEASVLKATRKYFNLPEELEVN from the coding sequence ATGAGCTGTTCGTCTAGCCACAACGAAGCTTTTATGCCCGATGATATCAAGGAAAAGATCCACAACCATCCCTGCTATTCCGAGGGCGCGCATCACCATTATGCCCGTATCCACGTCGCGGTCGCCCCGGCGTGCAATATCCAGTGCAACTACTGCAACCGTAAATACGACTGTTCCAACGAAAGCCGTCCCGGCGTCACGAGCGAGCGGCTCACCCCTGAAGAGGCGGCGAAAAAAGTGCTCCTCGTCGGCGGTGAAGTTCAGCGCATGAGCGTGCTGGGGATCGCAGGTCCGGGGGATGCGCTGGCCAATCCGGGCAAAACGTTCGAGACGTTCGGCCTCGTGCGCAAATTCGCCCCCGATCTCAAACTCTGCCTCTCGACCAACGGCTTGGAACTGCCCGAATTTATCGATGAGATGGTCGAATACAACATCGACCACATCACCGTCACGATCAACAGCGTCGACGAAACCGGAGAGATCGGAAGCCAAATCTATCCGTGGATTTTCAAAAACAACAAACGCTATTACGGTAAAGAAGCGGCGCAAATCCTCCTCGAAAACCAACTCGAAGGGATGAAGCGCTGTGTCGAAAAAGGGATTTTGATCAAAGCCAACTCGGTTCTGATCCCCGGTATCAACGACAAACACCTCCCCGAAGTCTCCAAAAAGCTCAAAGAGATCGGGGTGTTCCTGCACAATATCATGCCGATTCTCTCCGAGCCGGAGTTCGGAACCAAGTTTGCCCTCGACGGTATCCCAAGCGCGACCGATCAGCAGCAGATGGAGGTGCAGGAGGCGTGCGGCATGGACATGAAACTGATGCAGCACTGTCGTCAATGCCGTGCCGATGCGGTCGGGTTGATCGGTGAAGATCGCGGGGCGGAATTCACCAAAGACACCTTTGCAGGGCTTAGTTTCGACGAGCTTCAGATCAAGTACGATCTCGAAGCACGCCAGGCGGCTCAGGCAAAAATCGAAGAGTTCCGGTTTTTCCTCGATCAGGCCAACGAACGGGTGCGCAAAGAGAAAGCGGAACTCAGCTCGGATGGGCATACCATCCTCGTCGCCGTCACCACTGCGGGGGAGGGGATGATCAACCAGCATTTCGGCAGCGTACGCGAATTCCTGATCTACGAAGCGGGAGATCGCGGTATCCGATTTATCCACCACCGTAAAGTCGAAGCCGAATACTGCGCGGGGCCGGACGGCACCAATCCGTTGCAGCCGATTCTCGACCGTCTCAAAGACGTGAAACTGATCCTGACCGCCAAAATCGGCGGATGTCCTCAGGGGGATTTGGCGGCAGCCGGGATTGTTGCGGATCAAGACTACGCGTACCAGCCGATCGAAGCCTCGGTGCTGAAAGCGACTCGAAAATATTTTAACCTTCCCGAAGAGTTAGAAGTAAACTAA
- the nifV gene encoding homocitrate synthase yields MALINDTTLRDGEQAPYVAFNTAEKIRIATLLDACGADELEIGIAAMGERERDDIKELLDLGLGARMMTWNRMKMEDLDASLSCGVRAVDLSIPISDLLIGVKFGGNKRKVLGELESVVRAAKGEGLFVCIGGEDSSRGDNGFIRDVMELARECGADRFRYCDTVGILTPTQTYNTIKTLCAYDLLPIEMHTHNDFGLANANALSGLDAGAVSLNTTVIGLGERAGNASFEQILMALRRLYGENRIIDPVKIKELVSTVSSAANMPLLPNAPVVGERLFAHESGIHADGMMKDSHAYEPYEAEEVGCVREFPIGKHSGSATIRYHLERMGISADTRILSSLLPKIREIVTARKRVLESYELKSLYQEAVCL; encoded by the coding sequence ATGGCGCTCATCAACGACACCACTCTGCGCGACGGGGAGCAGGCTCCCTACGTCGCGTTCAATACCGCCGAGAAAATCCGGATCGCGACGCTGCTCGATGCGTGCGGAGCGGACGAACTCGAAATCGGTATCGCGGCGATGGGCGAACGGGAACGCGACGACATCAAAGAACTTTTGGATTTGGGGCTCGGGGCGCGGATGATGACATGGAACCGGATGAAGATGGAGGACCTCGACGCCTCGCTGTCGTGCGGGGTGCGGGCCGTCGATCTCTCCATCCCGATTTCGGATCTGCTGATCGGGGTGAAATTCGGAGGGAACAAACGGAAAGTCCTTGGGGAGCTCGAATCGGTCGTGAGGGCGGCGAAAGGGGAAGGGCTGTTCGTCTGCATCGGGGGCGAGGACAGCTCACGCGGCGACAACGGATTTATTCGCGACGTGATGGAACTCGCCCGCGAGTGCGGAGCGGACCGTTTCCGCTACTGCGATACGGTGGGGATACTGACCCCGACACAGACCTATAATACGATCAAAACGCTGTGCGCGTACGATCTGCTGCCCATTGAAATGCATACCCACAACGATTTCGGCCTGGCCAATGCGAACGCCCTCAGCGGCCTCGATGCGGGGGCCGTGAGTCTCAATACCACCGTCATCGGGTTGGGAGAGAGGGCGGGGAACGCCTCGTTCGAGCAGATTCTGATGGCGCTGCGTCGTCTGTACGGCGAAAACCGCATCATCGATCCGGTCAAGATCAAAGAGCTGGTTTCGACGGTGTCGAGTGCGGCGAATATGCCGCTGCTTCCCAACGCTCCCGTAGTGGGTGAGCGCCTTTTTGCGCATGAAAGCGGCATCCATGCCGATGGGATGATGAAAGATTCGCACGCGTACGAGCCCTATGAAGCCGAAGAGGTGGGATGCGTCCGCGAGTTTCCGATCGGCAAACATTCGGGCAGTGCGACGATCCGCTACCACCTCGAACGGATGGGAATCAGTGCCGATACGCGCATCCTCTCTTCGCTGCTCCCCAAAATCCGTGAGATCGTCACGGCGCGTAAACGGGTACTCGAATCGTATGAGCTCAAATCCCTCTATCAGGAAGCGGTATGTTTATAG
- a CDS encoding GNAT family N-acetyltransferase yields the protein MFIGWLKYADVAELAKIAEEAGVLLDGYHIKLMMMHAPHLCYGAYEEGRLVGAAIGVVYEKSAAVKYFMVRPSHQNLGIGQRLFETLLGALESESPALSLLSSAAMRPFFEGYGFGAACEVGRFLNVGKVPPFSFTNAQAKELDGGNFDAILRRLDYETYGEDRSAFLLDEMERNSSLKFALPNSFQHSSVINARGVYLGPWECREGFEEEAEKMMRGVLYFRGLKKVIADVPLQNRAAVDLYERYHFQCKETFYQMVRGGGQTVKFENIYAFSL from the coding sequence ATGTTTATAGGATGGCTCAAATACGCCGACGTCGCGGAACTGGCCAAAATTGCCGAGGAAGCGGGGGTGCTGCTCGATGGGTACCATATCAAACTCATGATGATGCACGCGCCGCATTTGTGCTACGGTGCTTATGAAGAGGGGCGGCTCGTCGGGGCGGCCATCGGGGTCGTGTACGAGAAAAGCGCGGCCGTCAAATATTTCATGGTTCGTCCCTCGCATCAGAATCTGGGGATCGGGCAGCGTCTGTTCGAGACGCTGCTCGGAGCGCTGGAAAGCGAATCTCCGGCATTGTCGCTTCTTTCGAGCGCGGCGATGCGCCCTTTTTTCGAAGGATACGGATTTGGGGCCGCATGCGAAGTGGGACGGTTTCTCAACGTCGGGAAAGTTCCCCCGTTCAGTTTTACGAACGCCCAGGCCAAGGAACTCGACGGCGGAAACTTCGACGCGATACTCCGCCGGCTCGATTACGAGACCTACGGCGAGGACCGGAGTGCCTTTTTGCTCGATGAGATGGAGCGGAACAGTTCTCTCAAATTCGCACTGCCCAATTCGTTTCAGCACTCCAGTGTCATCAACGCGCGCGGCGTCTACCTGGGGCCGTGGGAATGCCGCGAAGGGTTCGAAGAGGAAGCGGAGAAGATGATGCGCGGCGTTTTGTATTTTCGCGGGCTCAAAAAAGTGATTGCCGACGTGCCGCTCCAGAACCGCGCCGCCGTCGATCTCTACGAACGTTACCACTTCCAGTGCAAAGAGACGTTTTATCAGATGGTGCGGGGCGGGGGCCAAACGGTGAAATTCGAAAACATCTACGCCTTTTCACTCTGA